One region of Aquarana catesbeiana isolate 2022-GZ unplaced genomic scaffold, ASM4218655v1 unanchor240, whole genome shotgun sequence genomic DNA includes:
- the LOC141122100 gene encoding gastrula zinc finger protein XlCGF66.1-like, with amino-acid sequence MTAPMRMEEDRSHMTEKILNLTLEIIYLLTGERFPLVKSGDHMTITVPPCDSLKPERHNMEKILEVTKKMMELLTGEVPIRCQDVTVYFSMEEWEYLEGHKDLYKDVMMDNQQNLSFVKNVRKGFPWNETILNLIMEILSLLTGE; translated from the exons atgacggcaccaatgaggatggaggaggaccggagtcacatgactgagaagatactaaacctcaccctggagatcatctacctgctgaccggagag agatttcctctggtgaagtcaggtgatcatatgaccatcacagtgcctccatgtgactccctaaaacctgagagacacaacatggagaagattctagaagtcaccaagaagatgatggagctgctgacaggagag gttcctataaggtgtcaggatgtcactgtctatttctccatggaggagtgggagtatttagaaggacacaaggatctctacaaggacgtcatgatggacaatcagcagaATTTGAGTTTTGTGAAGAATGTAAGGAAGGGATTTCCCTGGAATGAGACAATATTGAACCTCATCATGGAGATCCTcagcctgctgactggagag